The region TCTTAAACAGATCAACAATAGGTTTAGTGATGAAAGGCATGGATTTGAGTTTGTGATTTGGGTTGTTGTCTCTAAAGAGTTAGAGATAGACAAGATCATAGATGAAATCGCTCAGAAAGTTCGTCTTGGTGGAGAGGAGTGGAAACACAAAGAGAGAAGCCAGAAGGCTGATGTCTTAATACAATTTCTTAAGGAAAAGAAGATTTGTCTTGTTTCTGGATGATCTATGGGAGAAGGTGGATTTACCTGAGATTGGAGTCCCGATTCCAACTACTAAAAACCGATGCAAAGTAGCATTTACCACTCGTTCCCAGGAAGTTTGTGCACGCATGGGGGTTGAAAACCCAATGGAAATCAAATGCTTGGAGGAAAATGAGGCATTCGGTTTCTTCCAAAAGAAGGTTGGACAAACAACACTACAAAGCGATCCAGAGATTCCAAAACTTGCAAGAGTAGTTGCTAGAAAATGTCGTGGTTTACCATTAGCGCTCGATGTGGTAGGTGAGACAATGTCATGCAAAAGGACAAGGCAGGAATGGCTTCATGCGATAGATGTTTTGACTTCATACGCTACAGAGTTTTCTGGCATGGAAGACAAGATCCTTCCTCTTTTGAAGTATAGCTACGATAGTCTTAAGGCAGACGATGTCAAATCGTGTTTTCTATTACTGCGCTTTATTTCCAGAAGATTATTCGATGCCTAAAGAAAAATTGATAGACTACTGGATATCCGAAGGGATAATAGATGGAAGCAAAGGTATAGAAAGGGCGGAGAACAAGGGTTATGAGATCATTGGTAGTCTTGTCCGTGCATCATTGTTGATGGAAGATGTTGATTGGTATGGAATGGATACTGTACATATGCATGATGTTGTTCATGAAATGGCCTTGTGGATCGCATCTTACCAACAAAAAAGATGCTTTCGTTGTGCATCCATTGTTCTATGGAATGCCAAAGGTTAAGAACTGGAGCGCTGTGAGAAGGATGTCATTGATGGGTAATAAAGCTCACAGTTTCGTCGGCGGTCCGGAATGTCCACAACTCACAACTTTGCTCCTGCAAAAAGGGAGGTTAGCAAAGTTTTCTAGTGGGTTCTTCAAGATGATGCCAAAGCTACTTGTTCTGGATCTATCAGATAATAAAAAGCTCTCTGAAACACCGGAAGGAATATCAAAGCTAGGTTCATTGAAATATCTCAACTTGTCATATACTCCTATAAGTGAATTGCCTAAGGATCCACAAGAGTTGGAAAAGCTTATTCACTTGGATATAGCGGAAACACGACAACTTTTGAGTATCAAGTCTATATAATTTGAAAGTATTGAACTTATATCGTTCTGGGTTTTCTTGGGATCTCAAGACAGTGGAGGAGTTGGAGGCCTTGGAACATTTAGAAGTTCTAACCGCATCAGTCAGTGTTCGTCCACGTGTGGAGCAATTCCTGGGCTCTCAAAAATTAACTAGTTGTACAAGATCGCTAGACATCTGGAACAGCAATCAAGAACCATATGAAATAGCACTTCCAGTAACTATGGAGAAGCTTCGTGTTTTCTGCATGGAAAGCTGCACTATATCTGAGATAAAATTGGGAAGGATATGCATGAAAAGCAAGACGGTTTCTCCTCTGCACAACCCGAGTACTCCGTGCTTCTCCAGCATGTACAAAGTGTATATACTGGATTGTCACTGCTTGAAGGAATTGACGTTGCTCATGTTTGCTCCATCTCTTAAATTTCTTGTTGTTAGATACGCAAACCAACTTGAagatataataaacaaagagaaaGGCTGTGAAGGTGAAAAATCAGGGGTTGTTCCTTTTCCGAACCTGAATCGTCTTGTATTGGATAGTCTACCGAAGCTGAAGAATATCCATTGGAGTCCTCTACCCTTTCCATGCCTAAAGAGAATCGATGTCTTCCGATGTCCAAATCTGAGGAAGCTTCCACTACATTCAGGAAGTGGATTGCGTGGTGAAAAAGCATTCGTATTAAGATACACTGAGAAGGAATGGATTGATGGTATGGAATGGGAGGACAAAGCTACCAAAACCCACTTCTTACGTTACACCCTACAGGTCTGACATTCctccattttttctttatttgattttcaaatatacttttgtttttgtttagcTTTGACTTTTGAACTATTTCCATCCTTAATGCAtctctttttgtgtgtgtttgttagATTGATTACAGGCACAAGTTCTCTCGCAGGTATCTTGTTCGAAGTTGAAATCCTTTTTGGGTTTCTTCCAAAAGGAAACTCTCTACCTCTGAAGTTTCTCTCTATATATGTGTGTTCTTTCTATGAGTTGTTTTTCTGATTTGCATCAACATTTATTCTATGGTGTGTAGTTGATTGAGTGTCTACATTACGCTAACTGTATTTTCTACCTTAAAGAAATTCTCAAATGTGTTCAGCGAAGAGAAGTCTTGATAAGCTTAACAATTCCTTTCTTCTGCCTATTCTGCTATACATATTGTTCCCAGTCCAACGTTCCATGGTTCCACTAAATACACAAAAATCTGACTGTCTTTTTCTTGGCAAGACTATTGTAACAAACCTTATTTGACTAGATAAAAGTCTCATATTTTATTAATGGGAATACTATACAAAGAGAAATCTTGATAAGGTTGAGAAACCAAATGATGATCTTCCCACTCATCTCTATACATCTCCGGATGCTTCATCACCCGCATGAAACTCGTCAAACAcatatcttagtatatattggtttatcaaaattcaaaattagtgtctttttttttctgcgGATAGTATATATTGGTACGAATTAATATTCATTATACAAAAATCTACTACATAATACAAATTCGGTGttgctatttttaaaaataaactagatcACGGTCTGCACAACCGTGCGGatggttatttttatttttacacatATAATTATTTGGTTGCATTATTAATTGTAATATTTGCCATttcacaattttttaataatctaatatttttctttcaaaaaattaataatatattattttaaaacacaGCATTGTTTTACACAGTTCACATGTAataatttaactttttgttttaaattttcagtgataacatattttaaatcatgtacaaatttttaaattgaaaatattattcgTTAAGGATCAAAGTTtaattgaaaattataatattaaattaatatcgcaaatttaatacaaaattgtacATTAGTTTAGTTATTATTACAAAGTTAGTTAGATactttaaaaagtattttagttaaaatgaaatatacgtttaatttttaaataaccacgaaattaactaaatattttttttttaaaaattgaaaaatgtaatacacattttttttttgtcgtcgacTTTTACaaactcatatagactctgtaaaccatgTTGGTGGCTCGtcatccatgtgcacaacaaaAGACGCTTGAGTTCTAGCCCCTCGTGCTAGTCCATCGGCCTTCTTGTTTTGTGTGCGTGGTACATAAATGATCTCTGAGCTGTGGAAGTTCTCCCGCAAGGTCTTGATATCTGCCAGATAAATATCGAAAGcaggccattcttctggttcggacaccatctttaccaattgagaacagtctgttgcaaacgtgaccCTAAATTGATGCAAATTCCtcatgcactccattgcccaaattaatGCTTCGATCTCAGAATGAAGAGGAGGTAGAGAGGCCCGTACATTCCTTGCCCCCATTAATCCCGCAAAACCTTCTAGGGTGCTATACCACCCTTGACCAGAAAATACATCCTTGTCTTTCCAAGAGCCATCCGTGAAACACCAGCGTCCTGGGATGATCGGTAAGCTCGGAATTGGTCGATCTACTACCGGGACGGATACCACCTTGGCGTCTTCCCAAATCTTTGCTTCAGTTACTGCGATTTTTAGTGTATCTCTAGGATCAATATCCAGATTGCTGAAAACCTTATTATTCCTTcctttccaaatgtaccataaGATCCAAGCAAAGTGATGATCCTCCATTTTGGGAGAAACCCTCCAGAACAAATGATTCATGTTCGTATAAAGAGACTCTGTCAGGAATATATGTGGGCTAGTTAGTATCTGAGATAAAGCCCACACTTGACGGGATGGAGGACACTCAAAAAACACGTGGTTTATTGATTCCTCTGAAGCTCCGCATCGATCACAACATATATCTCCCGTAAGTCCCCGAGCATGTAAATTCTTCCTAACCGCTATACACCCTGATACCAGTTGCCATAGAAAATGTTTAAGCTTTGGTGGCAGCGAATTTTCCAACAATGCGCCTTTAGAACATCTACCATAGGTCCAAATGTTGACATACGTTTTTCCTTGTCAGGATACACCCTTTCTAATTGGTACCCAGATTTAACTGAGTACTTGCCATTTTGTGTAAAATGCCATCCATCTCTGTCCTCCCTCTGAACTTTACTAATTGAGATACTTTCTATTATTTGTACGTCTTGGGGATCCACAAGAGCCGTAATTGCCTGAGAATTCCATGTTTTCAAATCGGCATCAAatgtaatatacatatatatcaaataGTTACGAATttagtgaaaaataaaatatatatttatattgtaaataaaatatatgaaaagattttgttcagataaagaaaaaatataggAATATCTATtggatttgtttgttttagaattattcaaataattcatatatcatataaaatataatttaagcaacTTTTGAATAGATAgtccaaataaaaaatcacacatgaattaagttataacttctgttttaatagtatatagaTATTCTCTTTCtcaaaaatatatctatttaccACACGAGTtgtcaaaaataaagaaaaaaaatctatcacACCACATGAATCTGGTGCTAAATTGGCTCAGAAAAAGAGATAGACTGATGTTCCATATTTAGTGGACTTTAGTGACATATTATTAACTTCAATGCCAAATTTGTGAATAGTTTACGGAGTAAATTACTTTTAGTTGATCAGACCGGTTGTCTTCGGTAATAGCATAGGAATCTCCTCAGTTGCGTAGGGATTCAAAGGTCCTCCTACACCTTGAGTCCTTCTACATCTTGACCTTATATGTATAAAGGACATCTTGACCTTATATCCAGATGTATTTTATGTCTGATTCCTAATAGCAGTAGTTCTAGTGTCGCTGGAATACTGATCCACACATATAGGATGGCTTTTTATAGATGATGTTCGTAAAGATTATGTAGTATCTTTCCTTCAAAACTCAAACCACTAATGAATGAAAATATTGAACTAGTCTCTAGAGGTGTTTTGCTAGTAGATATGAATTCATGGACCATATGCAAACCAATCTCACCtttctattttgataaaaatagttttctcGTTTTACcaaatgaatttttctttttggtggaTTTGAACTCCACTAGAATTATGCAATAATTTTGTGAagtttttacatatttccaacaGGATCAGAAAGCTGGACATAGCATATACAGAAAGAGATAGTAATATagatttaatcaaaaaaaaatcttttcaaaaatCATCTATTTGTCCAACCATTCAGTGTATTCATTGgtttattcttaaaaaaaatgtaaagaatTCACATTTGAATCTGCTAATACATTATGAAATTTCTAAGTATATGTccatttttctttgttctaaatTCCAAGTATATCTTTAATCTGCTATATTACATTTGCGCCGATCCTTTTACCAAAGAAGAAAGATGCGTATAGTATGTATCCCGAGTTGGTCAACTATATTATTGCCCCCAAATCCATTTAGCTGATAAAGATTATAAATGCGTATTAAACAAACTATTGACTTATAAGGCTTATAGCTGTTAACATGAATTTTAGtgtttaataaaatacaaaacaaatcacAGCTCTGATTTGCTGACCTGTGATAATAGAACTTGATATTTGAGATTAttgtttttaatgattttccAAGATAACTTAATATAATGTATTTACCATTTCCTGTTACGTACATGCATCAATTCTGCgcacagaaaaaaaaacgaaatacAAATGGCGAGCTCGGATGCTCTCTTGCCCGTCATCTTCCGACGAAAACCATCAGATTCAATAGCCGACAACCTGATCATGGAAAGCCGTCGGAGACAGCCCATCAAAGTCCATCGTGCCGTCATCTTGCTCTTGATCGCTTTGTACGTAGCTCTCATCGTTATACACAACGGATCCGCAAGCAAGAATATTGGAAGTAATGGAACAACGACGAAGTCACATGCTCATTTGGCCGGTGTGTCGGAGAAGAGAAACTTCCGGAAAACAGAACCGTTTGCGTGGAACAATACAATGTTGTCGTGGCAACGAACGGCGTTTCATTTTCAGCCTGAGAAGAACTGGATGAACGGTACTAACATTAGTGattttctaattatattatatgtaaatagcAAAAATAGTTCAAAGTGTTCATTTTCCTTTTCGTAATTTCATGAAGATTAGAGTTCTTGAATCTTGactgtttttatatattaatgatCATAGCTTAAGGAACACGAGTTAAGTGGTCACGCAAGAATGATgtcaaatgtatatatattctttgaattccgtaaaattttaaatcaggGATCATACAATTTCATTATGCTCTTTTTATATGTATGACTATCGGTTTCATTTCGCATTTAATTGTTTTTCCATGTTGTTTTGGCTCTTACTTTCTCCATCCAATGGCGTTTGTGAATGGCAACTATCTGGCTTCACCATCTGCAGATCCTAATGGTTAGATTATACCGGATCTCCTCTCTTGTTTTTACTtctaaaaataactatttttcaCATTAACCTAGTTTTTGTTATTTCTGTAACTTGTAAAGTATGGAGAACGTATTATGAAAATGATTACCTTCAATATGAAACCTTCACAACTGGTAGAAGTATGTTAATAAAAAGGAAGatatttgaaaatgaaaataaaagaattagTTGTTTTCAGACAACAGTTAAAGTCAatggaacaaaagaaaaaaatggaaacaaaaatattgtAAGAAATTATGAACACCTGAACGTTTCTTGAAAGCTTTATTGTTTAGGTTAATTATTTGTCTGACCTGATTTCTATACCACGTGAATCATGTGCATTATCCAAACTGCATGCCAGTTATTGTTTAGCTGTCTATTTTGCGGTCCGTATTTGCAGTGGCGAATGTAGAATAATATTTTGGTGGGGGCAATtctatataaactttaaaaatatagttagaAAATGTTATTTAGTATAAgttaaataagtaaaattttgGTATATTTAACAAATTCAATTTTCTTAGGGACATTTGCTACCACCCTGGGCAACGTAGGTTCGCCAGTGCGTATTTGACTCATTCTAGTAACCTATTTCACCAATTATTTCATTATTCAAAACAAGATCCATAATACATTACAAAACTTATGTTTCATCGCATCAAATGAACTAATGTTAATCGTGGGTCCAGGTCCATTGTTCTATAAGGGATTATATCATTTCTTCTATCAATACAATCCAAATGGAGACGTCTGGGGCGACATTGCTTGGGGTCACGCGGTTTCAATGGATCTTATACACTGGCTTCACCTCCCATTAGTCATGGTTCCTGACCAGTGGTACGACGCTAATGGGGTCTGGACCGGTTCAGCAACTTTGCTCGATGATGGCTCCATTGTCATGCTATACACCGGTTCCACCGACAACTTTGTACAggtaataattttaaaattctcttcatgttttttttactCGTGATCGTCGATTTATAATGTTATATGATTCTAATATTGGTTTTGATAATATTTGTGATATTTTTGTAAAAcgtatataaataatatttactattGGACTCGAATTCGAATCTGGTACGACTAATATAACATGTTCTTTTTAACTTGTTGAACTAACTATAGCTCAATTAACTATTGAGATCATTCCAATTTGTTCTAACCAATAGATTACACTACgactaataataattatttttaggtTCAAAATCTTGCCTATCCTGAAGATCTTAGTGACCCACTTTTGCTGAAATGGACCAAGTTCTCTGGCAACCCTGTTCTGGTACCACCTCCAGGTATCGGAGCCAAGGACTTCCGTGACCCAACAACGGCTTGGGAGACATTGGGCGGAAAATGGCGGATTACAATTGGTTCCAAGGTCAATAGAACCGGAATATCTATAGTCTACGATACTACCGATTTTAAAACCTACGAGAAGCTAGATAACTCGTTGCACCAAGTCCCTGATACGGGAATGTGGGAGTGCATTGACTTTTATCCGGTTTCCAAGACTGAAATCATCGGGCTTGGCACTTCTGTCAATGGGCCGGATGTGAAACATATCCTGAAGGCTAGTATGGACGATACTAGGACCGACCATTATGCCATTGGGACATATTATGATTCAAATGGAACATGGATCCCAGATGATCCTAATTCCGATGTTGGGAAAAGTACCAGTTTGAGATATGATTACGGGAAATTTTATGCGTCGAAAACTTTTTATGATCAAAATAAGAAACGAAGAATCTTGTGGGGTTGGATCGGTGAATCTGACAGTGAAGCTGCTGATGTACAAAAGGGTTGGTCTTCTGTTCAGGTATGTTTTCCCTACTTAACGTGGTATGAAAGTTAGGGTTTTGATGTGTCAGTTACTTGTAACACAAGCTAGAgattaaatttgttaaaaatcaTGTGCAGGGCATCCCGAGAACTGTTGCTCTAGACATGAAAACGGGGAAGAACTTAGTCCAGTGGCCAGTTGAAGAAGTCGAATCTTTGAGACTGAGCAGCAAGAAGTTCGAAATGAAGGTTAAACCAGAGACGGTGGTTCAGGTTAACGTCAGTTCCACGGCTCAGCTAGACATAGAGGCTGAGTTCGAGATCAACAAAGAAGATCTCGAGAAAATCGCTAGAGATGAATCCGTGGAGGCTGAAGACGACTTCAGCTGCGAAACAAGCGGAGGTTCAACTGTAAGTGGTTCTTTAGGGCCCTTCGGGTTCTCTGTTCTTACTGATGAGAACTTATCGGAACAAACTACGGTTTATTTCTATGTGACTAAAGGAAAAGATTCTAAACTCAAGACTTTCTTCTGTACGGACACCTTAAGGTAAGTAATTCCTCAATAAGATAATCGATccatatactaattttttttttttttttgggacaaACCGAtccatatattaatatattcttcttcttttgataaAGTATTAACAGGATCTTCTTATATAGTACAAACTAAGTAAttattttgtgttaaaaaagaaagaaattatttaaatgcagatttgaaaaaaaaaatagcttgTAGATCCTTGAATGTAAGAAAATATTGACTTTTGGAGTTATTGTTGTTGATCATATTGTCTTTTAATAGGTCTACCATGGCTACCGATGTGGTTCGATCGGTGTACGGAAGCTTTGTACCGGTCCTAGAAGGGGAGAAATTGACTATGAGAATCTTGGTAATATATTATATCCTTAAACCCATATACTATGATCTAGTATTAGTGTTCTTTTTTACTTAATATCATCAGAAATTTCAATTTTGTGTAGGTGGATCATTCGATAGTAGAAGGATTCGGACAAGG is a window of Raphanus sativus cultivar WK10039 unplaced genomic scaffold, ASM80110v3 Scaffold3158, whole genome shotgun sequence DNA encoding:
- the LOC108825151 gene encoding uncharacterized protein LOC108825151, with the translated sequence MNHLFWRVSPKMEDHHFAWILWYIWKGRNNKVFSNLDIDPRDTLKIAVTEAKIWEDAKVVSVPVVDRPIPSLPIIPGRWCFTDGSWKDKDVFSGQGWYSTLEGFAGLMGARNVRASLPPLHSEIEALIWAMECMRNLHQFRVTFATDYIKTLRENFHSSEIIYVPRTQNKKADGLARGARTQASFVVHMDDEPPTWFTESI
- the LOC130506366 gene encoding acid beta-fructofuranosidase 3, vacuolar-like produces the protein MASSDALLPVIFRRKPSDSIADNLIMESRRRQPIKVHRAVILLLIALYVALIVIHNGSASKNIGSNGTTTKSHAHLAGVSEKRNFRKTEPFAWNNTMLSWQRTAFHFQPEKNWMNDPNGPLFYKGLYHFFYQYNPNGDVWGDIAWGHAVSMDLIHWLHLPLVMVPDQWYDANGVWTGSATLLDDGSIVMLYTGSTDNFVQVQNLAYPEDLSDPLLLKWTKFSGNPVLVPPPGIGAKDFRDPTTAWETLGGKWRITIGSKVNRTGISIVYDTTDFKTYEKLDNSLHQVPDTGMWECIDFYPVSKTEIIGLGTSVNGPDVKHILKASMDDTRTDHYAIGTYYDSNGTWIPDDPNSDVGKSTSLRYDYGKFYASKTFYDQNKKRRILWGWIGESDSEAADVQKGWSSVQGIPRTVALDMKTGKNLVQWPVEEVESLRLSSKKFEMKVKPETVVQVNVSSTAQLDIEAEFEINKEDLEKIARDESVEAEDDFSCETSGGSTVSGSLGPFGFSVLTDENLSEQTTVYFYVTKGKDSKLKTFFCTDTLRSTMATDVVRSVYGSFVPVLEGEKLTMRILVDHSIVEGFGQGGRTCITSRVYPTEAIYGAAKLFLFNNALNATIMASFEVWQMNGAFIRPYSADDLVLHH